The Verrucomicrobiota bacterium genomic interval GGTGGAGCAAGCGCCGGACGGCACCCGGGTCGGCACGCTGAATCTAGCTGTGCAGCCCTCGGGAGTCGTAACACTAACGGGAACCCTATCCGATAAAACCCAATTGACGGGCTCGCTGGCGCTGACCATCAAGAACGAGGTGGTGCTGTACCAGACGTTGTATGGCGGCAAAGGGATGTGGTTGGGATATGTGAGTTTGGTGGACACGAATAAGGGCTGGGTGGCGCACTGGCAGAAGGTGGCGAACCCGCCAGGATTCTCGGTGAACACCCGGCTGTTGCTGCCGTGAGGGCCGGGTATCTTTAGCAGCAAACTCGATCGGCAAAAAAACCGGACCAAAAATTGATCACGTAGGAAACGGTCCATCCTCAGGTTAAAAGCAGTTCCGGGTTTTCCGTATTTCTGCCGTCCGGTTTTCCCGGTGGAGTTCTCCTTCCCTATTTTTTCCAATCGTTCCGGCCATTTCAGGTTTGACTCTGGCGGCACTTCTGGGATGTTGTCGCCCCAAGAATTATGGCGAAAATTCAACGCGCAGTTTTGTCCGTATCCGATAAAACCGGATTGATCCCGTTTGCTCAAACTCTGGTGTCTGCCGGAGTGGAACTCCTCTCCACTGGCGGCACGGCCAAGGCCATCCGCGAGGCGGGCCTGCCGGTCAAGGATATCAGTGCCCATACCGGCTTTCCCGAAATGATGGATGGGCGGGTGAAGACGCTGCATCCCAAGGTGCATGGCGGCCTGCTTTACATCCGGGGCAACGCCGCACATGAAGCGGCGGCCAAAGAGCACGGCATCCCGCCTATTGACCTGGTGGTGGTGAATCTCTATCCCTTCGAGCAAACCGTTGCCAAACCCAATGTCGCCCTGCACGACGCGATCGAAAATATTGATATCGGCGGCCCCTCGATGCTGCGCAGCGCGGCCAAGAATCATGACAGTGTCACGGTGATCGTGGACCCGGCGGATTACATCGTGGTGGGAGACCAGATTAAGGCCAGCGGCGAAACCACGCTGGAATTGCGGCGCACCCTGGCCGCCAAGGTGTATGCCCGCACCGCCGCCTATGACGCCGCCATCGCAGCGCACCTGACCAAAACGTTTGCCACGGCCAACACGCCCTTGCCAGCCCTGGCCATTTCCGCCCCGCTGGCGCAGCCGTTGCGCTACGGTGAAAATCCGCACCAAGCCGCCGCGCTCTATGGCAAGTTCCACGAATATTACCAGCAACTGCACGGCAAGGAACTCTCCTATAACAACATCCTGGATTTGACCGCCGCCGCGATGTTGATCGCGGAATTCTCGAAGGATGCCCCAACGCTGGCGATTCTCAAGCACACCAATCCCTGCGGCATGGGCCAGGGAGCCACCCTGCGCGCGGCATGGGACAAGGCGTTCGCCACGGACAAACAGGCTCCGTTTGGCGGCATCATTGCGGTGAACCAGCCGTTGGATCAGGGGTGTGCCGAGGCCATCAGCGAAATTTTCAGCGAAGTGATCGTGGCACCGGACTATTCCGCCGAGGCGTTGACCATTCTCAAGGCCAAGAAAAACCTGCGGCTGATCAAAGTGATCAAGTGTCCGCTTTCGGCCAATCCATGGGAGGTGCGCAGTGTGGGCGCGGATTCCTATTTGCTCCAGCAACGCGACCTGGAAGGCGCGGACCGTTCCAAGTTCAAAGTCGTCACCAAGCGGCAGCCCAC includes:
- the purH gene encoding bifunctional phosphoribosylaminoimidazolecarboxamide formyltransferase/IMP cyclohydrolase, with protein sequence MAKIQRAVLSVSDKTGLIPFAQTLVSAGVELLSTGGTAKAIREAGLPVKDISAHTGFPEMMDGRVKTLHPKVHGGLLYIRGNAAHEAAAKEHGIPPIDLVVVNLYPFEQTVAKPNVALHDAIENIDIGGPSMLRSAAKNHDSVTVIVDPADYIVVGDQIKASGETTLELRRTLAAKVYARTAAYDAAIAAHLTKTFATANTPLPALAISAPLAQPLRYGENPHQAAALYGKFHEYYQQLHGKELSYNNILDLTAAAMLIAEFSKDAPTLAILKHTNPCGMGQGATLRAAWDKAFATDKQAPFGGIIAVNQPLDQGCAEAISEIFSEVIVAPDYSAEALTILKAKKNLRLIKVIKCPLSANPWEVRSVGADSYLLQQRDLEGADRSKFKVVTKRQPTEAEWNAMLFGWRVVKHVKSNAIVYAGSDRTLGVGAGQMSRVDSSRIAVWKAGEAKLPLQGSVVCSDAFFPFPDGLIAAAEAGATAAIQPGGSVRDSEVIAAADARNMAMVFTGVRHFRH